The proteins below are encoded in one region of Micromonospora sp. DSM 45708:
- a CDS encoding GMC family oxidoreductase, translating to MSTEINGLAPDEGTGGGYDVVILGGGVAGCVLADRLSEDPDRRVCLVEAGPDHGPEPQEWPERIRNARALPRDEVWERHAPAHRVRARVLGGSSCVNGCWNTWGSEADHAEWVGAGGPRWSAAAMAPFRRRAADRMRLRAVPDQEQSAWSRGAMAAARELGHPEVDMSAPGAPGYGTPLLNAIDGLRWNAAFAYLTDRRSRPNLTILDNVLVDRLSVRAGRVHGVDVLHAGARRTLVADTYVLACGAFGSPAVLLRSGIGPAEHLKSVGVDPEIDLPGVGGNLIDQPGVFIPLAPTAALNASLAGKEAAGDLYVSRMLLRVASPWCQEGAWDLHILPTAGPPLYGSLPPGQYEAGISAFLMKPASRGRVRLRSAGPEAPLEIEPAFLSDPPGRDLAVLRAGLVRAEELAASSPLRELAAPLPGQRFSARPDDELRSRLGTYWHPVGTCAMGGSDDLDAVVDGEARVRGVTNLRIVDASILPTPPASNTQLPVLALAEMLAESMSG from the coding sequence ATGAGTACGGAGATCAACGGCCTCGCCCCCGACGAGGGCACGGGGGGCGGATACGACGTCGTCATCCTGGGCGGAGGAGTGGCGGGTTGCGTGCTGGCGGACCGGCTCAGCGAGGACCCGGACCGCCGGGTGTGCCTCGTGGAGGCGGGACCCGACCACGGGCCCGAGCCGCAGGAGTGGCCGGAGCGGATCCGCAACGCCAGGGCGCTGCCCCGTGACGAGGTGTGGGAACGGCATGCCCCCGCGCACCGCGTCCGCGCCCGGGTTCTCGGTGGTTCGTCCTGTGTGAACGGCTGCTGGAACACGTGGGGCTCGGAGGCCGACCACGCCGAGTGGGTCGGTGCGGGCGGCCCGCGGTGGTCGGCGGCTGCGATGGCGCCGTTCCGCCGCCGGGCGGCGGACCGGATGCGGCTGCGCGCCGTGCCGGACCAGGAGCAGTCGGCGTGGAGCCGGGGTGCCATGGCCGCGGCACGGGAACTCGGTCATCCCGAGGTCGACATGAGCGCGCCGGGTGCGCCGGGATACGGGACGCCGCTGCTGAACGCGATCGACGGACTGCGCTGGAACGCCGCCTTCGCCTACCTGACCGATCGGCGGTCCCGGCCCAACCTGACGATTCTGGACAACGTCCTGGTGGACCGGCTGTCCGTTCGTGCGGGGCGGGTCCACGGTGTCGACGTCCTGCACGCCGGGGCCCGGCGGACGCTCGTCGCCGACACGTACGTGCTGGCGTGCGGCGCGTTCGGTTCGCCCGCGGTTCTCCTGCGCAGCGGCATCGGACCGGCCGAGCACCTGAAGTCGGTCGGGGTCGACCCGGAGATCGACCTGCCCGGGGTCGGGGGGAACCTGATCGACCAGCCGGGCGTCTTCATACCGCTGGCGCCGACGGCCGCGCTGAACGCCTCCCTGGCCGGGAAGGAGGCCGCCGGCGATCTCTACGTCAGCCGGATGCTGCTGCGCGTGGCCAGCCCCTGGTGTCAGGAGGGCGCCTGGGACCTGCACATCCTGCCGACCGCGGGACCACCGCTGTACGGCTCGCTGCCGCCCGGGCAGTACGAGGCCGGCATCTCGGCGTTCTTGATGAAGCCCGCCTCGCGAGGACGGGTCCGACTGCGCTCGGCCGGCCCCGAAGCGCCACTGGAGATCGAGCCGGCGTTCCTGTCGGACCCGCCGGGACGGGATCTCGCCGTCCTGCGGGCCGGGTTGGTCAGGGCCGAGGAGCTGGCGGCGTCGTCACCGCTGCGGGAGTTGGCGGCCCCGCTGCCCGGACAGCGGTTCAGTGCCCGGCCCGACGACGAGCTGCGGTCCCGGCTGGGCACGTACTGGCATCCGGTGGGAACCTGCGCGATGGGCGGCTCGGACGATCTCGACGCGGTGGTGGACGGGGAGGCGCGAGTACGCGGGGTGACGAACCTGCGGATCGTCGACGCCTCCATCCTGCCCACGCCGCCGGCGTCCAACACCCAGTTGCCCGTGCTCGCGCTCGCCGAGATGCTGGCCGAGTCGATGAGCGGGTGA